Proteins found in one Limnohabitans sp. TEGF004 genomic segment:
- a CDS encoding cation transporter, with protein sequence MDNTFQVQGMTCGHCEMAVKKAIARLDPDAKVEIDRSTGKVDVHSSKPREDIAHAIADEGYQVA encoded by the coding sequence ATGGATAACACGTTTCAAGTCCAAGGCATGACCTGTGGCCATTGCGAAATGGCCGTTAAAAAAGCGATTGCACGCCTAGACCCAGACGCCAAGGTGGAGATTGACCGCAGCACCGGCAAAGTCGATGTGCACAGCAGCAAGCCACGCGAGGACATTGCGCACGCCATTGCTGACGAAGGCTACCAAGTCGCATGA
- the dnaA gene encoding chromosomal replication initiator protein DnaA, which yields MNSGLLSSAADGLPPGSGEGLWQACVDQLAQELPEQQFNTWIKPLVANVAEDFSKVVILVGNRFKLDWIRAQYANRIAGLLQQMYGQPIQVELAITPKETPVRIKPVSFSQELESLPESFVGLEEGVPSGPRTRLNTALTFDTLVEGTANRMARAAAMHVATMPGQLYNPLFIYGGVGLGKTHLMHAVGNKLLSERPDAKVLYIHAEQFVSDVVKAYQRKTFDEFKERYHSLDLLLIDDVQFFANKERTQEEFFNAFEALLAKKSHIIMTSDTYPKGLTDIHERLVSRFDAGLTVAIEPPELEMRVAILISKSRVEGSEMPEEVAFFVAKNVRSNVRELEGALRKILAYSRFNQKEISIQLARDALRDLLSIQNRQISVENIQKTVADYYKIKVADMYSKKRPASIARPRQIAMYLAKELTQKSLPEIGELFGGRDHTTVLHAVRKITAERQQMADLNQQLHVLEQTLKG from the coding sequence ATGAACTCAGGTCTTCTATCTTCTGCCGCCGATGGCCTACCACCAGGATCTGGTGAAGGTTTGTGGCAGGCCTGCGTCGATCAACTGGCGCAAGAACTACCAGAACAACAGTTCAATACGTGGATCAAACCATTGGTTGCCAACGTCGCTGAAGACTTTAGCAAAGTGGTTATTTTGGTGGGTAACCGCTTCAAATTAGACTGGATTCGTGCCCAATATGCCAACCGAATTGCTGGTTTGTTGCAACAAATGTACGGTCAGCCCATTCAAGTTGAGTTAGCGATCACTCCCAAAGAAACCCCTGTCAGGATTAAACCTGTTTCATTCTCTCAAGAGCTTGAGTCGCTTCCTGAAAGCTTTGTAGGACTGGAAGAAGGTGTTCCCAGCGGGCCACGCACACGCCTCAACACAGCGCTGACCTTTGATACCTTGGTCGAGGGTACAGCCAACCGCATGGCCCGTGCTGCTGCCATGCATGTGGCAACCATGCCCGGTCAGTTATATAACCCCTTGTTCATTTACGGTGGGGTAGGTTTGGGCAAGACACATTTGATGCACGCGGTAGGTAACAAGCTGCTGTCTGAGCGCCCAGATGCCAAAGTTCTCTACATCCATGCAGAACAGTTTGTTTCGGATGTGGTTAAAGCCTATCAGCGCAAAACTTTTGATGAATTCAAAGAGCGTTATCACTCGCTAGATTTGCTTTTGATCGACGATGTGCAGTTTTTTGCCAACAAAGAACGTACCCAAGAAGAATTTTTCAACGCATTTGAAGCTCTGCTGGCCAAGAAGTCTCACATCATTATGACGAGTGACACATATCCAAAAGGCTTGACAGACATTCACGAGCGCTTGGTGTCGCGCTTTGATGCGGGCTTAACTGTTGCTATCGAGCCGCCCGAATTAGAAATGCGTGTTGCAATTCTGATCAGTAAGTCACGCGTTGAAGGCTCTGAAATGCCTGAGGAAGTAGCCTTCTTCGTGGCCAAAAACGTGCGTTCTAACGTGCGTGAGCTTGAAGGCGCACTGCGCAAAATCTTGGCTTATTCACGTTTCAATCAGAAAGAAATTTCGATTCAGCTGGCACGCGATGCCCTGCGCGATTTACTTTCTATTCAGAACCGCCAGATTTCCGTAGAGAACATCCAAAAAACAGTTGCCGACTATTACAAGATCAAAGTGGCTGACATGTACTCTAAGAAGCGCCCTGCATCAATTGCAAGGCCACGCCAGATAGCGATGTATCTAGCGAAAGAGCTCACGCAAAAAAGCCTTCCTGAGATTGGTGAGCTGTTTGGCGGACGTGATCACACCACTGTGCTGCATGCAGTACGCAAAATCACTGCAGAACGGCAGCAAATGGCTGATTTAAATCAACAGCTGCATGTTCTCGAACAAACACTCAAGGGCTAA
- the dnaN gene encoding DNA polymerase III subunit beta, whose amino-acid sequence MIVLKATQDKVLAVLQSVAGIVERRHTLPILANVLIRKTGSSLQLTTSDLEIQIRTTAELDGDAGNFTTTVGARKLIDILRTMPSDQTVSLESNQNKLILKGGKSRFTLQSLPAEDFPLVQEAANFGPSFSVPQKTLKELLHQVSFAMAVHDIRYYLNGILFVAEGKQLSLVATDGHRLAFSSATLDVEVPRQEVILPRKTVLEMQRLLSDKEGAIEMQFAGNQAKFTFDGMEFVTKLVEGKFPDYNRVIPKNHKNTITMGRTALLATLQRTAILTSEKFKGVRLNLEPGVLRVASSNAEQEEAVDELEIDYNGDAIEIGFNVTYLIDALTNMDQDMVQVDLADSNSSALITIPENTTFKYVVMPMRI is encoded by the coding sequence ATGATCGTACTGAAAGCAACACAAGACAAGGTTTTAGCTGTTCTGCAATCTGTTGCAGGTATCGTTGAACGTCGTCACACATTGCCAATCTTGGCAAATGTGTTGATTCGCAAAACAGGTAGTTCGCTACAACTGACCACCAGCGATTTAGAAATTCAAATTCGCACCACTGCAGAACTTGATGGTGATGCAGGTAACTTTACGACTACCGTTGGTGCACGCAAGTTGATTGACATCTTGCGCACCATGCCTTCTGACCAAACCGTCAGTTTGGAATCAAATCAAAACAAATTGATTTTGAAAGGTGGTAAAAGCCGCTTTACTTTGCAAAGCTTGCCTGCTGAAGATTTCCCATTGGTGCAAGAAGCTGCCAACTTTGGTCCTTCTTTCAGCGTGCCACAAAAGACACTCAAAGAGTTGTTGCACCAAGTGTCATTCGCCATGGCTGTGCATGACATCCGTTATTATTTGAACGGCATTTTGTTTGTGGCGGAAGGTAAACAACTTAGCTTGGTTGCCACAGATGGTCATCGCTTGGCTTTCTCTTCTGCAACTTTGGATGTGGAAGTACCACGCCAAGAAGTCATCTTGCCTCGTAAAACAGTTCTCGAAATGCAGCGCTTGTTGAGCGACAAAGAAGGTGCCATCGAAATGCAATTTGCTGGTAACCAAGCCAAGTTCACATTCGACGGCATGGAATTTGTGACCAAGCTGGTGGAAGGCAAGTTTCCAGATTACAACCGCGTGATTCCAAAGAATCACAAGAACACCATCACCATGGGTCGTACAGCTTTGTTGGCTACTTTGCAACGCACAGCAATCCTGACCAGCGAGAAGTTCAAAGGCGTTCGCTTGAACTTGGAGCCAGGTGTGTTGCGCGTGGCATCTAGTAACGCTGAGCAAGAAGAAGCAGTGGACGAACTTGAAATTGATTACAACGGCGACGCCATTGAAATTGGCTTCAACGTCACGTACTTGATCGATGCTTTGACCAATATGGACCAAGACATGGTGCAGGTTGATTTGGCTGATTCCAACAGCTCAGCACTTATCACCATTCCTGAAAACACCACCTTTAAATATGTGGTGATGCCAATGCGTATCTAA
- a CDS encoding Spy/CpxP family protein refolding chaperone, with translation MTRLNSTRFALSVLLAGSAIAAIVPAHAQPMMGEMGVHHDEGRMHERMTKHWDKRQTELKAKLHLAPSQEPAWNTFVQGMKVPAKPLAQSVDRDALAKLNTPERMEKMNAAHEANLAAMQAHIKQRTETTRTFYNQLSVEQQKVFDAETLPEHSRWKGKRD, from the coding sequence ATGACACGTTTGAACAGCACACGTTTTGCACTCTCTGTTTTGTTAGCGGGCTCTGCGATTGCCGCTATCGTCCCTGCACACGCCCAACCCATGATGGGTGAAATGGGTGTGCATCACGACGAGGGTCGTATGCACGAGCGCATGACCAAGCATTGGGACAAGCGTCAAACCGAATTAAAAGCCAAGCTTCATTTGGCCCCCTCGCAAGAGCCTGCATGGAACACTTTTGTGCAAGGCATGAAAGTCCCTGCAAAGCCATTGGCTCAATCAGTAGACCGTGATGCCTTGGCCAAGTTGAATACACCTGAGCGCATGGAAAAGATGAATGCTGCACATGAAGCCAATTTGGCCGCCATGCAAGCCCACATCAAACAACGCACAGAAACAACGCGTACGTTCTATAACCAATTGAGCGTGGAACAGCAAAAAGTATTTGACGCGGAAACCCTCCCAGAGCATTCACGCTGGAAGGGCAAGCGCGATTAA
- the gyrB gene encoding DNA topoisomerase (ATP-hydrolyzing) subunit B, which translates to MTEPTQTPETPVTPPAGEGYGEGSIQILEGLEAVRKRPGMYIGDTSDGSGLHHLVFEVVDNSIDEALAGHCDDIVVTIHSDNSISVTDNGRGIPTGVKMDDKHEPKRSAAEIALTELHAGGKFNQNSYKVSGGLHGVGVSCVNALSKSLRLVVRREGKVHTLEFSKGFVQNRLIEVVNGVEVSPMRITGDTEKRGTEVHFLPDTEIFTQNTDFHYEILSKRLRELSFLNNGVRIRLLDERTGKEDDFSGAGGVKGFVDFINSGKKVLHPNAFYAEGDRPAETYGGIPGTNIGVEVSMQWNDGYNENVLCFTNNIPQRDGGTHLTGLRAAMTRVINKYIEENEFAKKAKVEVTGDDMREGLCCVLSVKVPEPKFSSQTKDKLVSSEVRAPVEDIVAKTLTDYLQERPNDAKIICGKIVEAARAREAARKAREMTRRKGVLDGMGLPGKLADCQEKDPSLCEIYIVEGDSAGGSAKQGRDRKFQAILPLRGKILNVEKARYEKLLTSNEILTLITALGTGIGKASAESGKSATDDFNVDKLRYHRIIIMTDADVDGAHIRTLLLTFFYRQMPELVERGHIYIAQPPLYKVKAGKEELYLKDASALDGFLLRIALKDASITTGGANSQVLSGDTLGELARKHQVAESVIARLSGFMDAEALRAIADGVSINLDTVADAEKSAVAMQEKLRELGSGSEASGEFDVRTDKPILRISRRHHGNVKSSVITQDFVHGADYGALAEAAQTFRDLVCEGSKVHRGEGEKAKEEKVSDFRQAMKWLIGQAENATARQRYKGLGEMNPAQLWETTMDPTVRRLLRVQIDDAIEADRVFTMLMGDEVEPRRNFIENNALRAANIDI; encoded by the coding sequence ATGACCGAACCCACTCAAACTCCTGAAACCCCAGTGACGCCTCCAGCCGGTGAAGGCTATGGTGAGGGGTCAATTCAAATTTTGGAAGGCCTTGAGGCGGTTCGTAAGCGTCCTGGCATGTACATCGGTGATACATCTGATGGTTCAGGCTTGCACCACTTGGTGTTTGAGGTGGTTGACAACTCAATTGACGAAGCGTTAGCGGGTCATTGTGATGACATCGTGGTCACCATTCATAGCGATAACTCCATCAGCGTCACAGACAACGGCCGTGGTATTCCTACCGGTGTGAAGATGGATGACAAGCACGAGCCTAAGCGCAGTGCCGCTGAAATCGCTTTGACCGAATTGCATGCCGGAGGTAAGTTCAACCAAAACAGCTACAAGGTATCGGGTGGTTTGCACGGCGTGGGTGTGTCTTGTGTGAACGCGCTGTCCAAATCGTTGCGTTTGGTGGTCCGTCGCGAAGGTAAGGTTCACACCTTAGAGTTTTCCAAAGGTTTCGTGCAAAACCGTTTGATTGAAGTGGTGAATGGTGTTGAAGTGTCCCCCATGCGCATCACCGGTGATACCGAAAAGCGCGGAACAGAAGTTCACTTCTTGCCTGACACAGAAATCTTCACGCAAAACACTGACTTTCATTACGAGATTTTGAGCAAGCGTTTGCGCGAACTCAGCTTTTTGAACAATGGTGTGCGTATCCGCTTGTTGGACGAACGTACGGGCAAAGAAGACGACTTTTCTGGTGCAGGTGGTGTGAAGGGCTTTGTGGACTTCATCAACTCAGGCAAGAAGGTATTGCACCCCAATGCGTTTTACGCTGAAGGTGATCGTCCCGCCGAGACCTATGGTGGCATTCCAGGTACCAACATTGGTGTGGAAGTGTCCATGCAGTGGAACGATGGTTATAACGAAAACGTTTTGTGTTTCACCAACAACATTCCACAACGCGATGGCGGTACCCACCTGACGGGTTTACGCGCTGCGATGACTCGCGTCATCAACAAGTACATCGAAGAAAACGAATTTGCCAAGAAGGCCAAAGTTGAAGTGACGGGTGACGACATGCGCGAAGGCTTGTGCTGTGTGCTGTCTGTCAAAGTCCCTGAGCCGAAGTTCAGCAGCCAAACCAAAGACAAACTTGTGTCTAGCGAAGTGCGTGCGCCTGTGGAAGACATCGTCGCCAAAACACTGACAGACTATTTGCAAGAGCGCCCCAACGACGCCAAAATCATTTGCGGCAAGATTGTGGAAGCCGCCCGTGCACGCGAAGCTGCCCGCAAAGCGCGCGAGATGACACGCCGCAAAGGTGTGTTGGACGGTATGGGCTTGCCAGGCAAGTTGGCCGATTGCCAAGAAAAAGACCCATCGCTGTGCGAAATCTACATCGTGGAGGGTGACTCCGCTGGAGGTTCAGCCAAACAGGGTCGTGACCGTAAATTCCAAGCCATTCTGCCTTTGCGCGGCAAGATTTTGAACGTTGAAAAAGCACGTTACGAAAAGCTGCTGACCAGCAATGAAATCTTGACGCTCATCACGGCATTGGGCACCGGTATTGGTAAAGCCAGTGCTGAGTCTGGCAAGTCGGCCACGGATGACTTCAATGTCGACAAGCTGCGTTACCACCGCATCATCATCATGACTGACGCTGACGTGGACGGTGCGCACATTCGTACGCTGTTGTTGACCTTCTTCTACCGTCAAATGCCAGAGCTCGTCGAGCGTGGCCACATCTACATTGCACAACCACCTCTGTACAAAGTGAAGGCGGGCAAAGAAGAGCTGTACCTTAAAGACGCCTCTGCTTTGGATGGTTTCTTGCTGCGTATTGCGTTGAAAGACGCAAGCATCACCACAGGCGGTGCCAACTCTCAAGTTTTGAGTGGCGACACCTTGGGCGAATTGGCGCGTAAACACCAAGTGGCTGAATCTGTCATTGCTCGCTTGAGTGGCTTTATGGACGCTGAAGCCTTGCGCGCAATTGCGGATGGTGTGTCTATCAACCTCGACACTGTGGCCGATGCTGAAAAATCGGCTGTGGCCATGCAAGAAAAATTGCGCGAACTCGGCAGCGGCTCAGAAGCTTCGGGCGAGTTCGATGTGCGTACCGACAAACCTATCTTGCGTATTAGCCGTCGCCACCACGGCAACGTCAAGAGCAGCGTGATTACCCAAGACTTCGTGCACGGTGCTGATTACGGCGCTTTGGCTGAAGCCGCACAAACCTTCCGCGACTTAGTGTGTGAGGGCTCGAAGGTGCACCGCGGCGAAGGCGAGAAAGCTAAAGAAGAAAAAGTTTCTGACTTCCGTCAAGCCATGAAGTGGTTGATTGGCCAAGCCGAAAACGCCACAGCCCGTCAACGTTACAAGGGCTTGGGCGAAATGAACCCAGCGCAGCTCTGGGAAACTACGATGGACCCCACAGTGCGCCGCTTGCTGCGCGTGCAAATTGACGATGCCATCGAAGCCGATCGTGTGTTCACTATGTTGATGGGCGACGAGGTTGAGCCTCGCCGCAACTTCATCGAAAATAACGCACTGCGCGCTGCCAACATCGATATTTAA
- a CDS encoding pirin family protein, with product MSTVREARGVERLVQGQDTQDGAGVRLTRVLSHDLQERLDPFLMLDAFGSDNPGDYIAGFPNHPHRGFETVTYMIAGRMRHKDSGGHKGLLQNGGVQWMTAGRGLTHSEMPEQEEGVMEGFQLWLNLPAKNKLCEPWYRDIQSEEIPEVTTAEGVLVRVIAGQSHGAEGAIKREYTEPLYLDLHFPATDGTVFEQPLPATHNAFVYVYRGGLDVVQGDQATAVPIKRMAVLANGGDGMVLRAQANTRAIVIAGRPLNEPIAQYGPFVMNTREELVQAVDDFRAGLMG from the coding sequence ATGAGCACCGTGCGTGAAGCTCGTGGCGTCGAGCGCTTGGTGCAAGGCCAAGACACCCAAGACGGCGCAGGTGTACGTCTGACACGCGTGCTGAGCCATGACTTGCAAGAGCGTCTTGACCCGTTCTTAATGCTCGATGCGTTTGGCAGCGACAACCCCGGTGACTACATTGCGGGCTTTCCCAACCACCCACACCGAGGTTTCGAAACGGTGACCTACATGATTGCCGGTCGCATGCGCCACAAAGACAGCGGTGGACACAAAGGTTTGCTGCAAAACGGCGGCGTGCAATGGATGACCGCCGGTCGCGGTCTGACGCACAGCGAAATGCCAGAGCAAGAAGAGGGTGTGATGGAAGGCTTTCAGCTGTGGCTGAATCTGCCCGCTAAAAACAAACTCTGCGAGCCTTGGTACCGTGACATTCAAAGCGAAGAAATTCCTGAAGTCACCACGGCTGAAGGTGTGTTGGTACGCGTGATTGCTGGGCAATCACACGGCGCAGAGGGGGCCATAAAACGCGAATACACCGAACCTTTGTATTTGGACCTACACTTCCCTGCCACTGACGGCACGGTGTTCGAGCAACCCTTGCCCGCCACACACAATGCGTTTGTGTATGTGTACCGTGGTGGACTAGACGTGGTGCAAGGCGACCAAGCCACCGCTGTGCCTATCAAACGCATGGCCGTGCTAGCCAACGGCGGTGATGGCATGGTGCTGCGTGCCCAAGCCAACACACGCGCCATTGTCATTGCCGGCAGACCGTTGAACGAACCCATCGCGCAATACGGCCCGTTTGTGATGAACACCCGCGAGGAGCTGGTGCAAGCCGTGGACGACTTTCGTGCAGGCTTAATGGGATAG